The Brassica napus cultivar Da-Ae unplaced genomic scaffold, Da-Ae ScsIHWf_2515;HRSCAF=3252, whole genome shotgun sequence genome includes the window CAGTTTAGCTTAGAAACTAATACATTGTTGCGATTAAAACGATTGGCCGGCCTTacagaaaaggaaagaaaagcaTATAGAAACAGAGCAGAGTTCTCTGCACCTTGGCTTAGAGCAGTTCTTAATCCAAAAGAGAGGTACTTTGGTCGACAAGAGGATGCTCTGTTTCTGATAGTTTGATCGATAGCTTTGAACATTTGAGTTTCAGTTGTATGTTTGAGAAGTGAAGTCTATTGTTTGGCGAGcaagatattatatatacaagttGTCCCACATCGGAAAGCCAACTTATTCTACTAAGACAAACATGAGTATATAATGGAGTcccatatatttaattaaataaatgtatttttttatgaaacgtTACAAAAATCCTTTTGAAGCAGCaattgaggaggaggaggaggaggaggaggagcgagATGAATCTCCTCCAGAATCACCTGTTTCCGACAGTGGCAGAGGCGTAGATGGCAGTGAAGAAGATGTTGGCCATCTCCGTCAGGTGAAGAAACTTAAAACCTCTGACAATATGGAAGTTGATCTCACCCAAATCCCAACTGTTGAAGCTAGTGATCGTGAGAAGAAGGTAGCCAAGATGCATGCCGTTATATCGCAATTCACAGAGGATCAAATGAGCAGATATGAATGTTTCAGGAGATCTACTCTTCATAAATCAAACATGAAGAAGCTATTAGAGAGTATAACAGGGATTAAGAATATGAACAACGACGACCCTAGGCTTTCGGTTATTAGTGGTATAGCAAAAATGTTTGTTGGTGAGCTCGTGGAAACAGCTCGACTAATTATGGTAAAAAGGAACGAAGCAGGACACATCAGGCCTTGCCATATCCGAGAGTCCTACCGCAGGCTCAAGCTCCAAGGGAAAGTGATACAAAGGACAGTTCCCCGCCTTTTCCGCTAAGTCAGAGAGTGACTCTGAGAAAGACAAATCACTATATCTTAAAAGCCAAACCCATAACATAagaattgttttgttttctgttttgctTTATAAATGTGCTGGTACTATTCGgataaaaaaaagacaaatagACCGGTAAGGGAATGAAAACATAGTTCACAAATCACAACCCAAGAAAACAGACATAAATAAAAGTCTTTGCGTTAAAGTCGTGAATGATTTATGCACATGTACCAAAACCTGACTAAGCCTCAATTCACATGCTCAAAATCTCACTATCAAGTTTTTTAGCTTTTTGTGTTTCTATGTACCAATCATGTTTCTTTTCATGATTCAGATTGACAGTTGTCTCCTAAATACCATTTACTGTAATGATCCCGAGCCAAATGAAGTCATAAAGAACAAGCCTGGTTCTCGTGGGAGGAGAATCATCACTTACTCCCTGTTAGGAGTCTTCAGATAAATCTGGTACTCCCATTATTTTGCATCAATTCAAAACTTCGACCAAGTAACGTAAAAGTCTAATAGAAACCCATCAAACAATTTCAAAAAAGTTCCACACATCCTAAAAATTCAACATAGAAGGAAAAACATTTCACAATATCAAAAAGCGATTCACCAAATTCTCTGTTACATttacaaaatttgaaaactttTCCTGAGTGAGAGCTGATCTTCTCAACCCAGAATCTCGTAGAGCCACCGAGACCTTACCCCACAACCGAAGAGACTTCCAAGAAACGTTAATCGAAAAGGGTTTAAGCAGAATGAGATTCTGATTAAGAAAATAAACCTTTGTTTCACAGCTTCTTTCATCAGACATTGAGATAACTAAACGACGGCGTATCAGAGGCATTAGTGTGTTGAGATATGAAAGGGTCGCGTATAGGGCATTTGAAGTTGTTTATTCCTCCCACATCGGAACACACAGAGAGAAGCTGTGTTGTTTAtatagagaagagaagaagatacaagTCACGACCTTACTTGAACAGGATCTGTTCTATAGGCTCGTACCTCTGTATCCTTGATTTCTAAGGAGACAGTCCTCTAAACCTGGTTGATGAATCATGACCGTGCGATCTGAGTGTGATTAACGGCTATGACTGTCTTTGGACTCTCTGCGCTGTAGAGGATCGCTATCCGGTTAGGTCTGACCTCTCCGGAGTGGTCGCACGGTTGTCTGACAGGCATCCTcccattttttcttgttttttttacttcaaGTTTGCAAAAACAATAAATCCTCATGTGCGTTTGAGCTTTTGTTTTTCCTTGCAACTTTTAGTTTCTTACATTAAACCCATTacttttttctaaatatttcaTAACCCAGATTTCACCTTTCCAAACTCTACATTTGTCTTCTTTCTCTCAAGATGTGTTGTTTCATCATCTcaactaggtaataacccgcgtCCTACGTGGAGTGAATTTACTCGGTGATTTaatgtttgaaatcaaaaatAGAGTATGTATTTGCAATTTTTGTCCTTTATTTATTAGAACATGTTGCAAACTTATTAAAGATGGATATGATACAAAATGAGTAaagtattttctcatttttattttactattatgtagtctttttttgttaaattaattttgttttattgtatAGAAAAATTTGAGATTTTTGAAGGCTCTAAAAATGTAATATAATACTCATATGttcctaaatataagatgtttacgtagaaacacatatattaagaaaactactttttgtctaaaaaatatcgttaaaactataaattaatggtattcaaccaattataaaatagaatattaaaATGTGATTGGAtacacaatttttaataaagtaaaagttatctaggaaaatgaaaacatcttatatattggaaCATCAAAATTCTGTAAAACATCTTACATTTAGGAACATAGAGAGTAAGACAAATGGAAGGAGGCTCAATCTTGTAATACACGTAGCTCAATTTAATTATGTtcaaaaggaaaggaggcccaAGATTAAGTTTAATGGGCTGGACGTACAACATTACATTTTCTATGATCGTTCCCTGTCATGAAAAGGAAGAAAACAACGgaggaaaacttcaaaaatgtaTG containing:
- the LOC106362636 gene encoding transcription initiation factor TFIID subunit 11-like; its protein translation is MYFFMKRYKNPFEAAIEEEEEEEEERDESPPESPVSDSGRGVDGSEEDVGHLRQVKKLKTSDNMEVDLTQIPTVEASDREKKVAKMHAVISQFTEDQMSRYECFRRSTLHKSNMKKLLESITGIKNMNNDDPRLSVISGIAKMFVGELVETARLIMVKRNEAGHIRPCHIRESYRRLKLQGKVIQRTVPRLFR